CAATACGAAAACCCATAAACTctccaaaacccctaaacccctcctttcaaaaaaaaacccagTGCCTGGCAGCTGGTGATGCGTGGCTGCCTTTTAGTCCCGGTCGGTGTTACCTaccaggactaaaggtcctcctgcctgggcgccCCACTGCAGCCACGTGGAgctcctttagtctcggttcgtaacCCAAACGTGGAGCTCCCgattgcagaaccggcactaaataGTGTTTGAAAATGAGActgatgccctgttttctactagtgttacccGGAAAAAAGgatcgtactccctccgttttgaaTTACTCGtcaaagaaatgaatgtatctaaatgtattttagttgtagatacatccatttttatgacaagtaattccgaacggagggagtacatgagttgATTCATTTTTTTAGTGGGACAATTAAAAAAAATCAATTCTTTGCTTTTTTGTTTTTAGATTAGAAAAAGGatcaccccgcaaaaaaaaattagaaaaaggaTCGATTCTTTTATACTATAGGATCGTACCACAACCCTTAAAAAAAGATCGTACCAcgatttttttttcttgttttttttagcGATCGATCCGGTATTTTTCCTCCTATAGACATCGATCGTGAATATATACGATCGGCAGAAAACGCCATCCTGTTCCAGGCCTCCGAGAAGCCAACCGCCGTCGTCGACGCCCTAAACCTAAACCAAGGTACCTTTTCCGACTCACCACGGCCGGCAGCGATCACCGGTCGCCGACCATCCGGTCGATTTTCCTCTGCCAGATTGatcatctcctctctctctccatttGCAGATCGACCCGACGACGTAGACCctgaccatggaggaggcagagaagGGGGAGATCTTCGAGAGGAACACCATGTCGACATTGGACAGGCATCCGGATCCGTGGCCGACGGCTGGCCTGCTCACCGACGACCTCATCCTGGAGATCCTCTCCCGCCTCCCCGCCAGATCCCTCCACCGCTTCAAGTGCGTTTCCGTGTCCTGGCGCGACCTCATCGTCGACCCTGCCAACCGCAACAAGCTGCCACAGACCGTTAACAGCAGCGGGTGCGGCCACCACTTCGCCAGCATATCCGGCCACGGCGCAGCCCCGTTCGATCCTTCGCTGCAGCCTAACAAATACATGGACATGGTCCAGGTGGACGCCTGCAACGGTCTCCTCCTCTACTGCGGCTGCAACGAGAAGTTGTCCCCTTTCAATTGGGCAGAGGATGATTTCCGTTTTGTCGTGTGCAATCCCCTCACTGGGAGGTGGGTGGAGCTGCCTCCTACGCTGCAGGCGCCAGAAAATAACAGATATAGTTGTACCGCAGGCCTGGCTTTTGATCCGGCGGACTCATCCCATTTCAATGTTCTTCACTTCGAGCAGGCCCTTCACGAAGCTTACGTTACAGGAGTGAACATCTACTCGTCGCGGGCAAGAGCCTGGACTCGCAGGGATAGTGGGATGGTTGAGAAAGTGGCGCCGTTCTTCCGTGGTAAATGTGTCTTTGTTGGCTGTATGATGTATGTGATTGGCAGCCTGATGGACATGAAAAATGAGTACGTGCTCATGGGGGTGGACATGGAGGGGAAAGTGTGGAAGACTATCCGTGTGCCGTATGGACAAAGATTTGCTACGATTGGAGTGTCACAGGGGTGCTTACACTATGCTGCAGCTTCTGTCGTTGATAACAATAATAGGACGGTTTCCCAGATAGCGCTCTGGTGCCTCAAGGATCGTGACAGCAAAGAATTAGTCCTGAAGCATACTGCCAACATCAATAAACTTATGAGCATGACTGGAAAGAAGTACATGGTGGATGCGATTCATCCAGAGTGCGACACAATTTTTTTGATTTCATATGGAGGTGACACCTTAGCGGCGTATGATATGCGACATCAGAAAGTTGGTTGTATCCTTAATCTTGAGAAAAGCAATACATACCGATTTCTACCCTATGTTCCTTTGTTCTCAGAGTCGTTAGCAGATGCAGATGAGCAGTAGCGTCACCTTCAAACAACCCTTGTGCTTCCTCCAGGAATTGATTCTTCTGTTGGTTGAAGTATTTGCCTGTGTACTTTGGAATCTACTTGAATCACGCGGCTCAAGTTCCTGGTGATTAATTACAGTCGTGCTTGCTTGATTTCTAGTTTAGAGCACATGCATGGTAAACCTACATATTGTCATTTCCAAAGAACATTGTTACTCTTGCTCTTGTTTACTGTTATTCTGGACATGGCTTAGTTCCATGgggttaaattatattctaatcagCCTTCTTGTCCATAACAATCAGTTATTATGATTACCCTAAATCTTAGTGCAGATCGATTATCAACCTGATATTTTCCTAAAAGGTTCAATCAGGCTGGTTACCGATGTGATGTCACATTCAGTATTTCGGTAAAGCACTGCCTTTGAGCAAGTTCCTTCTATGCATGTTTTCTGTAGCTAATGAATTCAATTGAGCTTTGGATCTGTTAATCACAGAGAAATTGCATCAATGTCAATACTTTTAAATGCAGCTTCATGGACATGCACTATATTTGTCTGTCAACACAGCTGATTGACCACCAAAAATTGGTGTCTGCTGTGTTGATTGATTTGGCTGCGGTGCTACTTGCTACCCTGTTTGAGTCGGCTCACCAAAATCGTTTGTGATGTGATGATTCCTGATTCTTGAATGAATTTGCTTTAGTGCTCTGATACGAGAGTAGACAATATGAACTGAAAACAGTCGAGATGAATTTAAGACTGCCATTTATTTCCAAGAAAATCTCTGAGCTGCTTGAGAACTAATGATGTATTTACCTGGAACTTGGCATGTACTAAGTCAGATGCATGTAACAGTTTTGAATTCATAAATAGCTGGCCATTCATTTGTCCGTCTAATCACTTGCCACAAAGAGCAGAGGACAGAGTCCCagctatctatatctatacctacatcataataataataataataataataataataataataataataataatatctaGTGAAGCATATAAATGACTCGGTACAATCTCCTCATGTCTCTTGTACAAGATTAATTAAGCTGTCTCGGCTAGCTGTACGTGACTAAGCTAGTTGCATGCAGACGTGATTCATCAAAGAGTAAGCACGCACAAGCTTCTAAACCAACAATTACTTAGTTCAGTGAGCTGGCCAAGTTTCTACCCATATACGCGGGCAAAACAATAACTTATTATGCCTTAATTGTCTCGATCAAAAAAACTTGATGCACGCAGCTCACCAGACCAGGAATTTTTTCAGAGATCTTTACATTTTGCAGCTTTAGGTCGTGCTTCTGAGGCAGCTCTGCTGAACCAAATAGCGAAGGCAGAATGCAATAGATATCACGTCAATTCTTGATTTCTCAGGGCCTATGTAGAGAGTAAGAAAGATGGGTGAAGAATAGGTTCATTTCGCGGTCGGTCGGTCAGAAGAACTTCACAAAGGAGAAAGCTAACATTCTATGGGCTGCTGCAAGGGCCGGCCACCGTTGCTCTTCTTGTCCACACTCATCTTAATTTAAGGCTCGGGGGCAGCGGTCCGCTCAGCTTTGCACATAGCTCGACCACTGGTTGGGACCCACGCGAAAACACTTAGAAACCCATCGGTCCGGCGGGCGTGTCTTCTCCGATTCTCGATGGCATCGTGTGGCGTCGCTCCGGCGCGCTGCCTGAGGGCCCTAGTCTGACTATTTAAGCCGGACACTGGCACCCAAACCATACCCTGCCCCATTTCCTTCCACTCCCATCCACAGCCGCCACATTCCAATCAACTCATCATCCGCCGCTAGCCATGCCCCGACGTCGAATCAAACGGCAGCTGGAGCTGCTTGAGTAGATCCGGGCTAGGCGCAAAGCCCTAATTCGTAGTCAGCCTATACCTCCATACTCGCTGCAGCCAGAGGAGTAGGaggagctggaggaggaggagcaacAGGAGGAGCAGGATGGGGCCATGGTGGATGCAGGGCCGGAGGATGAGGAGGATACAACCAAGAGGCAGATATGGTGCCTCCAGTTGCGGGCTTCGTCATGACTAAGGCGCTAGCTGAGTTAGACGTGGCCCAAGCAGTAGAGGCGGCAGAGGAGCATGCCATCCTCGACTCCATCCAGTCGGATGCGGAGGTGGAGGAAGACTGCCACGTCCTCCATTAGCGGGGCGCGGAGCTCACTGAGATAGAGTCTGACGAGGAGCCCGAGGTGAGGCCGGCGTCCATCCGCCCAAAGGCAGGGCCATCCGGCACTGCCAGCGCAGAGGTCATTGACATCTCCGACGATGAGTAGTGTAGCCTAGCTTATAGGTTATCTATGTAGTATGTAGATTTTATTTTTCATGCTTTGCATAGATATGAGGTATCAAATATAAGGTAGTTAGATGAGCGAAGGAAAAATGAGGGATACCCGGTCACTGCCCGCGGACACACCCGGACACATCCACATGCATTTGAGGAGCCGAATTATATTTAtcaggttgtagatgctctaagctaTCTAATCCTTTAACTTGTGTACAGGTTTCAACTTGTGCTTAATAGAAACTATATTCTATCCAATCGCGAACTAACCTGTGGTTGGATAGTTAGGACGAcaatggtatccccagcccaccagggtttatGTCCTGGTGGTcatatttttctgaatttattcaGAATTTTTGGCGATGCGCGTTCAATGGGAGAAGACATTCCCGTCGACTACAAGGCGCCTATGGTgatttcgtaaatctcaagataataTGGCGACtcggtctctcggaggtgctcatattgatagggtgtgcatgtgtgcattcatATGGGTGAGTATATACGCATATATATGAACACGTGCGTCTCTACTATGTTATTCTATCCCATCCTATAGAAAAGAATTAGAATATTGTTAGTGATACCAAATAGGTGGGTGGCATGCTTTCTTTTTAATCAAGATCTATTGATTCATAGATAGCATACCTTTCATATGCTCCTATTCTTTCCTTCAGGTCAGTAAATGAAACACCGAATTAATAATTTCTCCTGTCACAAACAAcctttacgctcctgatattgtagAAAACATGAAAAGAGCAGCTGCAGACGGTAGCAAGAATATTGTAGAACACCGCACACATCAAATCCTTCAGCGATGAATACCAACGTTAACATGATAATGTCTAACTATTTTTTGTAAGCTTTATTAATATTCGATTGGCTCTACCCAAAAACTACAATTTTACAGGTGAAAAAAGATTGAGATGGTAGAGGTAGAGAAACAGAGGCAATGACGTTTGTTATCATGACACAAAAGTCTATATGATACAAGTGAGTTATCTGACAATTTTTCACTTCATATCTATCTGCACATTGTATTTGCTACCAAACAATTTGCCTCGACGAATCACAGATTCAAAAAACTAATGCAATTCATCAATTCATTGTATATCATATACAGAACAATTAAAAATAATCATACTTGTGCATACATTTTGGGTTCAACACGGGGAAAATTTTAGACAAAATAGTTAGATGTAAATTCATTTAATCCAATTTGCAAACTGCAACACCGCATGTCAAATGAGCAGACTCGGCACCATAAAAATGCATAAATCGACAAAAAAAATCTCAGCGAGAACGATTTAACGGCGTACTTGAACATCATAACTATTTGGATGAGTCAGTTACTTAAACTCTAGTTACACTCATATATAACCTCCACGATTCGAGAGACGTCTTTGTCCAAGTTGGAGAGTTTGTCAATCGTGGGTTATGTGCACTTGTTCTTGTTATTTGTCTCTTAATACCAATTTTATTCGGTTCTTAATTTATGGAAACTATTTTTTGACTTTCTTTAATATAGAAACTATAGTGATAGCTATAAACCAAAAGCCAACTTTTTCTTTATAGTATGAACAAACATGTATTTGGGTCGGTAACTATCCATACAACCATACATCTTATACGAGCGAAATAAATATTTGTTAACCATTTATACTAAACATTTTTAGTTCTTTGTATACGATTGTCATTAAATTTAAAACTAGTTTTTGATTAATACAATATGATTATCATATAATGTTAACATTTTAATTGTATTTTAATGACATAATGCATATTCACATTGTTCAGTCTCAAAGTATAACTGAAACATCTCTCAACAGAAATATATATCTATGACGCGAGACCTATATTTTGTTATAGAAAGTTTGTTAATTTTCAAGTTTAGTTAGGCCATTATTTTAAAGAGAATTACCTCTCAATCTAAATTGAGTATAAACAAAAATACCTCCATCTGAAAATAACTTGCCACTTAAATATATTATAATTTGCTTATATGCTTTTTTTGTCTCTTTTACTATCTATAAATATGAATGCCTGATTATTTGAAATATCTACATTGTATGAGATTCCAACAAGTGGGTTGGCTTCATATCCCCTCTTCTCAGAAGTTGCCAGTGGCATTGATATAGCTGTAAGCATATAAAACCAGGCCATGTGGACCATCTTCAGATAATCATGTGGCTCGACGCAGGGGCAACTCACTATGATCTCTCCTGTGCCATATGAGCATATTCTATATGCATTATAAAACTATGACAACTCAGTACTTCTAGCTCTTCACAAATGAAGCTAAGCGGTATTTGAGAAAGTAGAAAAAATAACGTTTCACTTCCCGGAACTAGACTAGCTCGAGAGGGAGGGATGAGGATGATCACATTATAGGTTTGGGGCTATGAAAGTTTGAGCAGATTTATTTGAAACAAAATGAATAGTAACCATTATATATAAAGTGCTAGTGATTAAGAGAGCGGACTAGCAGAAACTACGACTCACCATTTTCGGCAGTTAATAGGTCTCTGTACTCATACTACAGTTTATGCCCATGCTATATATCCAGATTTGGATGTTTTAAGGCTTGATGTGACTAGCTTGGTCTTAGCAACGAACTCGCAATCTTTCTTGCGGGACTTCCAAACATCAACTTTGCAACaatttatgtggtggttttgctttgtaTAGCATCTCATTAGAGATTAGACCATGTCATCTCGACAATACATGCATTCTGAGATTAGTTACGATTTGAGGTTCAACTTGGCAAATTAAAACTATTTGATCATATCATAAGTAGTACTAAAACTACTTGGAATTCATAGGGGAGCATGGTGTTGGATATGGATATGTGGCTTGTGGGGACGACAATAGAGGTTGGAGGGCGACATGGGAGGAGAACAAGACTGGGGGACATTTGTAGTATGGGCAAAAACATAGCAAAATATAAATAGTGTTGGATATGAAAACCAAATATAGAACGGACATTGAGGAGAAGAGAATTTATCAGAACCCATAAAATACCCTTAAACTATGCACAGGAGAACCCAAGCCTGCTTAGGTTTGGGTTGATAATGGTGCCATTTCTTTCTGGCTTCCTTCTCTTCCGTTGTCGAATTCTCAAAACACTCATCCCGTAATGAGTGCACATACGCACACCATACCCCTATGAGCATATCTAAAAGGTTGAGCCGATGGGTATTGCGTTGACGAAGTCACCACAGGCATCTCCCACTGAGAAAATATTCTGCCTTTGTGAGAAGCAAAGTGCCAAACCTGGAGTTTGATCCCTGGTGCGCTAGGGGTACAATTGCCCccctaaccatccaatcacaggttGGCTCTCGTATGTAGATAATTTCTGGTGTATGTTCTTTGTGTATGTGATGTCACCAAGCTTCCAGGAGTTTGAGGATGGCTTGCTTAGTTCTGATTGTCTAGTGGTTCCTAGTTGAGGGTTAACTTGCCGAGAGGAGGCCATGGAGACAGAAAACGATGACGGCGGGCATTGGCAACCACGACCACCTAACTCCAGGGGGGCAAAGACAACAGAAAATCTCGCCTACGCACCGTCGCCATAGAGATATCAGTGCTGGCCAAACAACACAATCAGGTGTGGTTCACAGTTTCCCACAACCACCATTTGACATATAACTTGATTGTTTCTACACTTGTTGAGACAATAGATGGTATCAGCTTCTTCGACAGATAATGTCTTTGGTACGGAAACGACAAATCAAATCTTGTTTCTTATGGTAAGTAATAAATATCAAACTGTGTTGTATTACGATGTTTATCCAAAGCCAAAGTCGGCATTCATTTCTTTTGTCTTAGGAAATGTTGAGAAAGAGCATACCTTAGTTCCAATGATGAATCTTGAgattatttttcaaaaaaaagatGGTGTGGCAAAATATTTACTCGAGGACCATGAGAAGGCAACTTCACAAACACGTTTTCCATGATGCATCCTTGATTGCATTCACATCATAACCCTGAATGTTATCTCTCGCATAATAGAATCCTGCATATTGCTCCTCATACAAAAGTCTGTTGCATGACATGCTGGCACCTGTGAACTTGCTTTGTTCAGACAAAGTTTCGCATGAGTTAATCAGTGACAAATTTGTGACTAATGTCAATCTGTTGAAAATATTGGTCCATCCAATTTCTCTCAACTGGTTAGATCTTCTTGCTGTTAATTGTAGTCACAGACACTATAATTCAAGTATACTTTTACATGGTCGTAATTTGTTCGTCCTGAGGTTACCCTGTGTTTCATTTCATCAGGCTAAGCTAACTTATCGCATTGCAGTCTTGTAGATGGGATAAACTAATGCATATGGTTCTTGGGCACTTTGTGTTTTCCCTTTGCATCCATGTTTTTTCAGAGCGTAtcaacttttaatgtccatttcgaTCTGATAGTACAACACTTGGTTTTGAGCTATGGACTTTGCCAATTTGATAAATGTTCGACCAAGATAGGCGATCCTGCGCACAAGTTTCATGCCATCCTCTCTACTTGTTGCTGCTGATTGTTTTTCTAAACTATGGAAGATGCCTATGAAATCAGAGGATCCTGGAACTGACAAGCAAGTCAAGCATGTCCTGGGACTGACATGCTTGAATGCCTGGCGGAAAAGGTGTTGCGGCAGATAGTATGTGACTTAGTTGATTCGAGGGTCAAGTGTGGACCGAGTGTTGATTTGTATTGAATGGCTCCTCGCGGAAAAAAAATCTAGCACGAAGTAGCATATCGTTTGCGCAACATCATCAAACAAAACCAAAGAATTCCAGCCTGCCATTTAGTCATCAGTACACTACAGCGGGAAACAAAATGAGGACTCCGGGAGTAATATAAGTGGCACCAGCAGGTTCTGGTTGAATTGCAGTAGAGGGAAGAGCAACCACCGGGCACCACGTTGAAATGAACAATGCCATATTCCGTTATTTGACAGCTTGAAGGAAAATATGAAGTGTTCCCTATCCAACTTCCATGTATTATTGCGTAAAAAAAATTGGTGGAAGCAGAGTAAACATCATCGATTTTAGTTATAACATTTCAACCAACAGTATACACCTCCAGAGAATGCAAAATGATGTATGCCAAATGAACAAACATAAAAGATGGATGCATGGGCCcactctattcatcttttacaggaATATATTGAAAAATACAACACCAGAAGAATACTATGTgaaatatattactccctctgttcacttttataagtcctCGAAGACATTTCAGACAGCATGCAAAGCAGCCTATTttcagttgtctgaaatgacttataaAAATGAAATGAGGGAGTAATAAATTATGAAGGATAATGGTGAATTGTACGAGTAGATCCCTCTCAACATCTAGTGTTTTCAATTGTACTCcctccataatataagagcgtttagatcactaaagtagtgatctaaatgctcttatatttctttacgggggGAGTAACAGACAATAGCATGTATTTTTCGAAAGGATAATATAACAAAGCCACACCAATTCTAACATAGCTGCAGCATTTCACGGCAATACCAACAGATGTTAGTGCAAGTAATTTTCCACTGCTTACGAATAGGTTTGATTGTAGTACTAGTCTGAAAACCTTCATTCCATAAATAATTGACAAGCACATAGAAACGATGTACGAAATAGAAGTATATAGACAGATAAGGACTTTTAAGTAAAAGAGAAGGGTCCATTTCTCAGTAAATAGAAGTAATAAACATCAATCCCATTATTCTGAAACCTAATTTTAAGACTAATCCACATATGAAGCAAGCAAAGAGTAATCCCACAAGTCAAAGTAGCACCAATAGAAACTGGAGTAGTTAGTCCTGACATGTAACAGTAATTTCTGAAGCGGATTGAAACTCTCATAATATCTCGGAAAGCTGcattgcaaaaaaaaaatcagTTTAGGCCACAAGAGCTCACTGTATTACTAGCAAAACAGATTTCAAGTGTTAAGAAGAGTTTATTTACATGTATTGGCATCTCTGCAATGAAAAATCCACTGGTTTCTTCCAGAGACTTTAGAAGAGCCACCTCACCACCAACCACCATATTAATCACGATTCCATCTGCACAATCATAGTACATCAACTACATCAGCACTTCCAAAAGGCGGACTAATTGATATTTTTTTAAGTTACCTGTTGCCAAGCATGCTGATACATGTCTTAAGTAAGCCTCCTGAAAAATTCAGACACAAACATCAGGTAAGACAAAATGATCTACAGATTAGAACCAATGGTGCACAACGAAACAGCATGAAAGCATGATAGCACTGAAAGGTAAAATTTACCATAAACAGCTAAGGGTATTTGGGCCACAGAAGTCCTGAAGGTAAAGTATCATGAAAAATCAGGACTGCTCACCTTCTTTGTAGGCAATTCATAGTTTATCAGCACACGAGACATAAGGGGAGCCTCTCCCATCGCCGCCGAAGGCAAGCAAGCATCTGTTACAACTGTAATATTTTGCTTCAAGACCACACTTTCAGGCTTGGGACTTTCATCAATAGAAGTATCTTCAATTTGATTTCGCTGTATTGCTGCCCGACGGGATTTCTCAAGAACAGATGCACGCTCAGCTTCATCTTGATCGCTGTACTGTGTACACAAATCCACAGATTGATAttattaactactccctccgtctacaatataagatcgtttttcaaGGTACCATAGCTTTGAAAacgatcttatattgtgggacggagggagtagcaaaa
This portion of the Triticum dicoccoides isolate Atlit2015 ecotype Zavitan chromosome 7A, WEW_v2.0, whole genome shotgun sequence genome encodes:
- the LOC119334289 gene encoding uncharacterized protein LOC119334289 → MNPLNIPNSGRHFYLAVDRLQFKMRTLLELLGVVSDRLGPVPIAICVSSRDELDAVCAAVANLPFVSLSPLYSDQDEAERASVLEKSRRAAIQRNQIEDTSIDESPKPESVVLKQNITVVTDACLPSAAMGEAPLMSRVLINYELPTKKEAYLRHVSACLATDGIVINMVVGGEVALLKSLEETSGFFIAEMPIHLSEIL
- the LOC119334287 gene encoding putative F-box protein At2g16220; its protein translation is MEEAEKGEIFERNTMSTLDRHPDPWPTAGLLTDDLILEILSRLPARSLHRFKCVSVSWRDLIVDPANRNKLPQTVNSSGCGHHFASISGHGAAPFDPSLQPNKYMDMVQVDACNGLLLYCGCNEKLSPFNWAEDDFRFVVCNPLTGRWVELPPTLQAPENNRYSCTAGLAFDPADSSHFNVLHFEQALHEAYVTGVNIYSSRARAWTRRDSGMVEKVAPFFRGKCVFVGCMMYVIGSLMDMKNEYVLMGVDMEGKVWKTIRVPYGQRFATIGVSQGCLHYAAASVVDNNNRTVSQIALWCLKDRDSKELVLKHTANINKLMSMTGKKYMVDAIHPECDTIFLISYGGDTLAAYDMRHQKVGCILNLEKSNTYRFLPYVPLFSESLADADEQ